A region of the Cucurbita pepo subsp. pepo cultivar mu-cu-16 chromosome LG14, ASM280686v2, whole genome shotgun sequence genome:
AAAAAAGAAGTGTTAAGAATATAATGTGAAAGTTCATTCATTGGAAGACTTGCTCCTAAGAATGTCAgagtttattaaaattctGTGCTGATGAGTTTACTTCTTTACCAAGGAATCTGGACCATCCAAAATGCTATCCAGTCATACAACAGCCCCAAAAACAGGGAAGAAAAGACGAGGTACAGTGAAATCTGTGTCTGTTTCATTCTCTACTCACCAGGTGGTCATTACCAGATCCAATACCCATAATTATGCTCAATCTTTGACCATTTCTTCATCCAAATGCTTCTTACACTTGGGAAACTAGAGGGTTGAATCTCTAATGATAGTGAATGATTGAAGAGCTAACCAACGGAAAAAACAGAGTCACTCagagaaaaaacagagcaaaaggTCTGCAATTCTAACTCTATTACCAATATTGTAGCTTTTGTGTACCATCATTTCCGTTCAACAAAAGCGAAAGGCATGCCTAGTTGTAAAAATCAATGAGAAAACATAGCTTCCTTGAAGCAATTAGAATCTGTCATGCACTTTATTAAGACTCTGTGTTAGAAGATCAGGAAAACAGAGGAACCATATCTTCTATTTCTATCCACATTAACTTGTTTATATACAAATATCTTATGAGTTCTAATCACTGCCTAGACGCCAAGACTGAAGGAAACAAGATATTACGAAGAACTCATAAATCAAACATacaatctctctttttctatttgattaGATTCCCACACCAATCACCTACAAAGATGATGAATAAATTATCTAAAACAGAGTATCATCATATACAACAAAAGGCTCTGTTTCACCGAGTCTTCCTATGCAACTTAACAGGGAAGCGAGATGGAGGCGACGGGGACAGTTCGGCTGGTAGTTGGGGTGCCTCCAACCCACCGGTTAGCATCCCCACGACCTCTTTCATGGAGGGTCTGCGAGCAGGAAATTTCTGCACACAAATCAGAGCAACCTTGATGCAAAGAAGAGCTTGATCTCGATCTAAACACTGAATTGACTGATCAACCAAATCGATCAGCTTTCCAGCTCTGGCGAGATGACGAGCCCACGATAAGAGATTGGCCCGCTGGAATTCTGATAACGGTGAATTTGTGACCTGCAAGGGTCTTCTTCCAGCTATAAGAACTAACAATAAAACTCCATAGCTATAAACATCAGATTTCTCAGAAAGATCTGCACCGCCGCCGTATTCAGGGGCAATGTAGCACATGGTTCCTCTCATACTCGGAGTACTACTAATGCCACCACTCTTGGGAATATCATCATGGCTGTTCCCACGAGCTCTCCAAAGCTCGCCGCTAAGCCCATCTAACCACCAATCGATGCTACCTCGGCTGCCATGGTTTTTGCTTctattcctcttctttttctctctgtaCATTTCATCATCCACTGGCCAGAGGTCGCCCTCTTTTTGgggcttctttttcttcctcttctttgccAGCTCTTCACAATACTCCTCCTTCCACCACTCCCTCGCTGgccttctcttctcctttctcaGATTCTTGGTACTCTTTTCATCATCCATAGACATCCACCAATCTAATcgcttcttgttcttctttttctctgaCTTCTTTACCGACGAGGCTGCAATCCATTCGCTTTTCGGCCTCTCAGCCTTGATCTCTGATCCAATCCACTCCATAACATATTCCTTCACATTCCCACTGCTACCATCTCCACTTTTCTTCTCCACACTGTTAGCTCTGTCAAAACCCCCTTCTTCTGAGGGGTATACCATCGCTGCAGCCCCCAAAGCAGTCTCTGGCGAAGTCGTGGCGACATCCACTGTCTCTGGTGAAGTCTCTGAAACGGGAATTCTTAAAAAGCTCTCAGGTGACTCATCAACACCCACGACGTTGAATTCCTCAAATCCAGTGGCTACGCTCTCAGCTTCCTCTGCCACGGATCCACAATCTTCAACTACACAACCACGGTTGCTGtcatgttcttcttttctttccttcttctcctcctccactGCATTTACCTTCACCTCAACTTCAAATTGACTGTTCTCTAGCTTCAACCTAGCAAGCCCAAAATCCCCAATTTTCGCCGAGAAGCAATGATCTAACAGCACATTACTAGGCTTGATATCACCATGAATAACAGGCGGATCTAACCCATGAAGATGCTCTAATCCCTTTGCAATATCAACCGCAACTGAAAACCGTTTCTTCCACTCCATAAGCTCAGGGCACTTCCTATGCAACAAAGCGTCTTGCAAATTACCATTATGCAAAAGCTCATAAACTAACAACATCCTGCGCCGCTTCTGGTCAGAGCAAAACCCAAGAACACTAGCGACGTAAGACGAATCAATCTTGGTAGCAAAGAACAACTCGTTCTGAAATTCCCTTTCTCCTTGTAACGATCCAGAATCCATAAGTTTAACCGCAATTTCCTTATGGGTTTGCGGCAGAGTACCATAGTAAACAGACCCAAAGCCACCTTGGCCAAGACGGCGAGAAGGGGAGAAAGATTCAGTGGCGCGGCGGAGAAGGGAGTAAGAAAAGCGATGCGGGGGTTTCGAATCAGCAGGGGCAGTACGTTTACGAGTCACTTTACGGAACAGAATAAtgagaaagaggaagaaagagaaggcgGCGGTGGAAGCGGCAACGATTGggggaagaagatgagtgGACAGAGCATGGTGGTGGGTATGTacagaagaaggagaaggagacgGCGAAATAGAGCGTGATGGCATCCTGCGAAGAAATCCGACAGAATTCTCAATGGGTTGTTTCTGTTTCAGTAAGATTAACAGGAGAAAGTTCTCTCCATGACGGAAATAAATCCAGAATATTCAACGACGAGGacgaagaggaagaacaacaacaacaacaaggaGCGTTGgagttcttttccttttttttctttttctttttcttttaatttagatattatta
Encoded here:
- the LOC111810212 gene encoding receptor-like serine/threonine-protein kinase At4g25390, yielding MPSRSISPSPSPSSVHTHHHALSTHLLPPIVAASTAAFSFFLFLIILFRKVTRKRTAPADSKPPHRFSYSLLRRATESFSPSRRLGQGGFGSVYYGTLPQTHKEIAVKLMDSGSLQGEREFQNELFFATKIDSSYVASVLGFCSDQKRRRMLLVYELLHNGNLQDALLHRKCPELMEWKKRFSVAVDIAKGLEHLHGLDPPVIHGDIKPSNVLLDHCFSAKIGDFGLARLKLENSQFEVEVKVNAVEEEKKERKEEHDSNRGCVVEDCGSVAEEAESVATGFEEFNVVGVDESPESFLRIPVSETSPETVDVATTSPETALGAAAMVYPSEEGGFDRANSVEKKSGDGSSGNVKEYVMEWIGSEIKAERPKSEWIAASSVKKSEKKKNKKRLDWWMSMDDEKSTKNLRKEKRRPAREWWKEEYCEELAKKRKKKKPQKEGDLWPVDDEMYREKKKRNRSKNHGSRGSIDWWLDGLSGELWRARGNSHDDIPKSGGISSTPSMRGTMCYIAPEYGGGADLSEKSDVYSYGVLLLVLIAGRRPLQVTNSPLSEFQRANLLSWARHLARAGKLIDLVDQSIQCLDRDQALLCIKVALICVQKFPARRPSMKEVVGMLTGGLEAPQLPAELSPSPPSRFPVKLHRKTR